Proteins encoded together in one Anopheles darlingi chromosome 3, idAnoDarlMG_H_01, whole genome shotgun sequence window:
- the LOC125957076 gene encoding serine/threonine-protein kinase tricornered yields MTATDNTVRFSDHTLDKATKAKVTLENYYSNLITQHGERKQRQAKLEASLKDETLSESQRQEKRMQHAQKETEFLRLKRSRLGVEDFEALKVIGRGAFGEVRLVQKKDTGHVYAMKVLRKADMLEKEQVAHVRAERDVLVEADHQWVVKMYYSFQDSVNLYLIMEFLPGGDMMTLLMKKDTLSEECTQFYIGETALAIDSIHRLGFIHRDIKPDNLLLDARGHLKLSDFGLCTGLKKSHRTDFYRDLSQAKPSDFIGTCASPMDSKRRAESWKRNRRALAYSTVGTPDYIAPEVFLQTGYGPACDWWSLGVIMYEMLMGYPPFCSDNPQDTYRKVMNWRETLIFPPETPISEEARDTIVKFCCEAERRLGSQRGIEDLKLVQFFRGVDWEHIRERPAAIPVEVRSIDDTSNFDDFPDVALEIPAHPQPEGEVLKDWVFINYTFRRFESLTQRGTPTKK; encoded by the exons ATGACGGCGACCGATAACACGGTGCGCTTCAGCGACCACACGCTCGACAAAGCGACCAAGGCGAAGGTCACGCTCGAGAACTACTACAGCAATCTGATCACACAGCATGGCGAGCGGAAGCAGCGGCAGGCGAAGCTGGAGGCTTCGCTTAAAGATGAAACCCTGTCCGAGTCGCAGCGCCAGGAGAAACGCATGCAGCATGCCCAGAAGGAGACGGAATTCCTGCGCCTCAAGCGATCGCGGCTCGGTGTGGAGGATTTTGAGGCCCTCAAGGTGATTGGTCGCGGTGCGTTCGGTGAGGTGCGGTTAGTGCAGAAGAAAGATACGGGCCACGTGTACGCGATGAAGGTACTGCGGAAGGCGGACATGCTGGAGAAGGAGCAGGTGGCGCACGTGCGTGCCGAACGGGACGTGCTCGTCGAAGCCGATCATCAGTGGGTCGTGAAGATGTACTACAGTTTTCAG GATTCCGTTAATCTGTATTTGATCATGGAGTTTCTGCCCGGTGGCGACATGATGACGCTACTGATGAAGAAGGACACACTGTCGGAGGAGTGCACACAGTTCTATATCGGTGAGACGGCACtggcgatcgattcgattcaccGTCTCGGTTTCATTCATCGGGATATCAAACCGGACAACCTACTGCTCGATGCGCGTGGTCACCTGAAGCTGTCCGATTTTGGCCTTTGCACGGGACTGAAAAAGTCCCACCGCACCGACTTCTATCGCGATCTGTCGCAGGCAAAACCGTCAGACTTTATCGGCACCTGCGCCAGCCCGATGGACTCGAAACGGCGGGCCGAAAGCTGGAAGCGTAATCGGCGAGCGCTCGCCTACAGTACGGTCGGTACGCCCGACTACATTGCCCCGGAGGTGTTTCTACAGACCGGCTACGGGCCGGCGTGCGATTGGTGGTCGCTCGGTGTGATCATGTACGAGATGCTGATGGGCTATCCGCCGTTCTGCTCGGACAACCCCCAGGACACCTACAGGAAGGTGATGAATTGGCGCGAAACGCTCATCTTTCCCCCGGAAACACCGATTTCGGAGGAGGCTCGTGATACGATAGTGAAGTTTTGTTGTGAGGCTGAGCGACG GCTTGGTTCGCAGCGTGGAATTGAGGATCTGAAGCTAGTGCAATTCTTCCGTGGCGTTGACTGGGAGCACATACGGGAGCGGCCCGCGGCCATACCCGTCGAGGTGCGCTCGATCGATGATACTTCGAACTTTGATGACTTCCCGGACGTTGCGCTCGAAATCC CCGCCCATCCACAACCGGAAGGAGAGGTACTGAAGGATTGGGTGTTTATCAACTATACCTTCCGGCGCTTCGAAAGCCTTACTCAGCGCGGTACACCAACGAAAAAGTGA
- the LOC125957083 gene encoding uncharacterized protein LOC125957083 isoform X1: protein MCPAVCVSAPIQLTKPTSLRTYHRCGSCEMLPPSRTATSPRSATMKLYLFLAIVVCKSCRADYDSSLLESTDPRSELLRYAPFMAGELAMWPSLTAGDVPGDGAGSSSAEVMSEFEWSPYQPRAPWSMMVKRSGAKADIQTRRRSALDKNFMRFGRAGSNLMRFGRPDRNFLRFGRDPSADLEQAAAAAVTDLSKEYATSTEQLDGSDAEQQQQQQQQPTVKRNAAGNTEEVLGGGGVMMFDSGEQLKPKQVVYYRRDSPKNLMRFGKRRSTGSGYLRFGRAGNLMRFGRSDEPAGTYGRTARANLMRFGRAGNLMRFGRSERPQSSSNTTGMPPADSQPDARPKPSIRQSAATIPTNLIELFDALPSNTVAAGDEDDRLAMYVVEK from the exons ATGTGTCCTGCTGTTTGCGTGTCGGCACCCATCCAgctcaccaaaccaaccagctTAAGGACGTACCATCGCTGCGGATCGTGCGAAATGTTGCCCCCGTCCCGTACTG CAACCAGCCCCAGAAGCGCCACCATGAAGCTCTATCTGTttctcgccatcgtcgtgtgcAAATCGTGCCGCGCTGACTACGACTCGTCGCTCCTGGAGTCTACGGATCCGCGATCGGAGCTACTGCGCTACGCACCCTTTATGGCCGGCGAGCTGGCGATGTGGCCATCGCTCACAGCAGGCGACGTACCCGGGGATGGCGCCGGAAGTTCATCGGCGGAGGTGATGAGTGAGTTCGAATGGTCACCGTACCAGCCCCGCGCTCCGTGGTCCATGATGGTAAAGCGAAGTGGTGCCAAGGCCGACATTCAAACGAGACGTCGTAGCGCTCTGGACAAGAATTTTATGCGCTTTGGCCGGGCCGGTTCAAATCTGATGCGATTCGGTCGTCCGGATCGTAACTTTCTGCGCTTTGGTCGCGATCCGTCCGCGGATCTCGaacaggcggcggcggcggcggtgacggaTCTAAGCAAGGAGTACGCCACTTCGACGGAACAACTCGATGGTAGCGacgctgagcagcagcagcagcagcagcagcaaccgacggtAAAACGGAACGCTGCCGGTAATACGGAGGAGGTACTCGGCGGAGGTGGTGTCATGATGTTCGATTCCGGGGAGCAGCTCAAACCGAAACAGGTCGTCTACTATCGGCGCGACTCACCGAAGAACCTGATGCGCTTTGGTAAACGACGCTCGACCGGTTCCGGTTACCTTCGCTTCGGTCGGGCTGGGAACTTGATGCGCTTCGggcgaagcgacgaacccgcgGGAACGTACGGCCGGACGGCACGTGCCAATCTGATGCGCTTTGGCCGGGCCGGCAATCTGATGCGCTTCGGACGATCCGAGCGGCCACAATCATCCTCGAATACTACCGGCATGCCGCCAGCGGACAGCCAACCAGATGCTCGTCCGAAACCTTCAATCCGCCAGAGCGCCGCAACGATACCGACCAATCTGATCGAACTGTTTGATGCGTTGCCCTCGAATACGGTCGCAGCCGGGGATGAGGATGACCGGCTTGCGATGTATGTGGTCGAAAAGTAG
- the LOC125957077 gene encoding transmembrane ascorbate-dependent reductase CYB561 has translation MDNNSPPPPSALNNFRVLYLVTQLVGITIIILVSCWIGIHLNGLAWTSQPGIQFNWHPLLMSVGMIFLYGNSILIYRGFRYARKKALKITHATIHGAAFVFTVIALVAVFDSHNLARPAPIPNMYTLHSWVGLSAVLLFSLQYVFGFVSYLFPGVREQLRSSYMPVHVFFGIAGFVMAIAAALLGLLEKAIFSLPNYSALPAQAILINAIGLMYILYGGLVVFLVTERQYKRHPLPEDVMLLTHSSSTGTS, from the exons ATGGACAACAACagcccaccaccgccgtcggcACTCAACAATTTCCGAGTGCTGTACCTGGTGACGCAGCTCGTCggcatcacgatcatcatacTGGTGAGCTGCTGGATCGGTATCCATCTGAATGGCTTGGCCTGGACCTCGCAGCCGGGAATACAGTTCAACTGGCATCCGCTGCTCATGTCCGTTGGCATGATCTTCCTGTACGGCAACT CGATACTGATCTACCGTGGATTCCGGTACGCGCGCAAGAAGGCACTCAAGATTACGCACGCCACCATCCATGGGGCGGCGTTCGTGTTTACTGTCATCGCACTGGTGGCCGTGTTTGATTCGCACAACCTCGCCAGACCGGCACCCATTCCGAACATGTATACGCTCCACTCCTGGGTTGGTCTTTCCGCCGTTCTGCTGTTCTCGCTGCAA TACGTGTTCGGATTCGTGTCCTATCTGTTTCCGGGAGTTCGGGAGCAACTGCGCTCCTCCTATATGCCGGTGCACGTTTTCTTCGGAATTGCTGGATTCGTGATGGCGATCGCAGCCGCCCTGTTGGGTCTTCTGGAGAAGGCCATCTTCTCGCT ACCCAACTACTCAGCGCTACCGGCACAAGCCATTCTGATCAACGCGATCGGTCTGATGTACATCCTGTACGGTGGGCTGGTCGTGTTTCTAGTCACCGAGCGCCAGTACAAGCGGCATCCACTCCCCGAGGACGTCATGCTGCTGACGCACAGCTCCAGCACCGGTACCTCATAA
- the LOC125957083 gene encoding FMRFamide neuropeptides isoform X2, with product MKLYLFLAIVVCKSCRADYDSSLLESTDPRSELLRYAPFMAGELAMWPSLTAGDVPGDGAGSSSAEVMSEFEWSPYQPRAPWSMMVKRSGAKADIQTRRRSALDKNFMRFGRAGSNLMRFGRPDRNFLRFGRDPSADLEQAAAAAVTDLSKEYATSTEQLDGSDAEQQQQQQQQPTVKRNAAGNTEEVLGGGGVMMFDSGEQLKPKQVVYYRRDSPKNLMRFGKRRSTGSGYLRFGRAGNLMRFGRSDEPAGTYGRTARANLMRFGRAGNLMRFGRSERPQSSSNTTGMPPADSQPDARPKPSIRQSAATIPTNLIELFDALPSNTVAAGDEDDRLAMYVVEK from the coding sequence ATGAAGCTCTATCTGTttctcgccatcgtcgtgtgcAAATCGTGCCGCGCTGACTACGACTCGTCGCTCCTGGAGTCTACGGATCCGCGATCGGAGCTACTGCGCTACGCACCCTTTATGGCCGGCGAGCTGGCGATGTGGCCATCGCTCACAGCAGGCGACGTACCCGGGGATGGCGCCGGAAGTTCATCGGCGGAGGTGATGAGTGAGTTCGAATGGTCACCGTACCAGCCCCGCGCTCCGTGGTCCATGATGGTAAAGCGAAGTGGTGCCAAGGCCGACATTCAAACGAGACGTCGTAGCGCTCTGGACAAGAATTTTATGCGCTTTGGCCGGGCCGGTTCAAATCTGATGCGATTCGGTCGTCCGGATCGTAACTTTCTGCGCTTTGGTCGCGATCCGTCCGCGGATCTCGaacaggcggcggcggcggcggtgacggaTCTAAGCAAGGAGTACGCCACTTCGACGGAACAACTCGATGGTAGCGacgctgagcagcagcagcagcagcagcagcaaccgacggtAAAACGGAACGCTGCCGGTAATACGGAGGAGGTACTCGGCGGAGGTGGTGTCATGATGTTCGATTCCGGGGAGCAGCTCAAACCGAAACAGGTCGTCTACTATCGGCGCGACTCACCGAAGAACCTGATGCGCTTTGGTAAACGACGCTCGACCGGTTCCGGTTACCTTCGCTTCGGTCGGGCTGGGAACTTGATGCGCTTCGggcgaagcgacgaacccgcgGGAACGTACGGCCGGACGGCACGTGCCAATCTGATGCGCTTTGGCCGGGCCGGCAATCTGATGCGCTTCGGACGATCCGAGCGGCCACAATCATCCTCGAATACTACCGGCATGCCGCCAGCGGACAGCCAACCAGATGCTCGTCCGAAACCTTCAATCCGCCAGAGCGCCGCAACGATACCGACCAATCTGATCGAACTGTTTGATGCGTTGCCCTCGAATACGGTCGCAGCCGGGGATGAGGATGACCGGCTTGCGATGTATGTGGTCGAAAAGTAG